The Miscanthus floridulus cultivar M001 chromosome 17, ASM1932011v1, whole genome shotgun sequence genome has a window encoding:
- the LOC136517995 gene encoding transcription factor WRKY19-like, with amino-acid sequence MDGGEKSALASELAQVLAMVRELEARMDQDPLPAGARELCAELASSVDRSIRIARSCCVDSLASGAGSPRSDGGNATAAQSKRRQGTPCVRRQLRTASVQDAAALDDGLSWRKYGQKDILGAKYPRSYFRCTHRHSQGCLATKHVQRADGDPLLHDVVYHGAHTCAQAAHPSAQQLRQELQLQPGHGHGAHEDQDQGASTPALETECLRAGLLEPTTPYSFASAAAAGAGADFAGCFPLLSPTALDWQLRSSHPAGSLGVGIGMEFETQFEELFTNATEPFQWDLYADN; translated from the exons ATGGACGGCGGCGAGAAGAGCGCGCTGGCCTCGGAGCTGGCGCAGGTGCTGGCCATGGTCCGGGAGCTGGAGGCGCGCATGGACCAGGACCCGCTCCCGGCGGGCGCGCGGGAGCTCTGCGCCGAGCTGGCGTCGTCCGTTGACAGGTCCATCCGCATCGCCAGGTCCTGCTGCGTCGACTCGCTGGCGTCCGGGGCCGGCAGCCCCCGCAGCGACGGCGGCAATGCCACCGCCGCCCAGTCCAAGAGGAGGCAA GGGACGCCGTGCGTGAGGAGGCAGCTGCGGACGGCGTCGGTGCAGGACGCGGCGGCGCTGGACGACGGGCTCAGCTGGAGGAAGTACGGGCAGAAGGACATCCTGGGCGCCAAGTACCCCAG GTCCTACTTCCGGTGCACGCACCGCCACTCGCAGGGCTGCCTCGCCACCAAGCACGTGCAGCGCGCCGACGGGGACCCGCTGCTGCACGACGTCGTGTACCACGGCGCGCACACGTGCGCCCAGGCCGCGCACCCCAGCGCCCAGCAGCTGCGgcaggagctgcagctgcagccaGGGCACGGGCACGGCGCCCACGAGGACCAGGACCAGGGAGCCTCCACGCCCGCGCTGGAGACCGAGTGCTTGCGGGCCGGGCTGCTAGAGCCCACGACGCCATACTCGTTCGCCTCCGCGGCtgctgccggcgccggcgccgactTCGCCGGCTGCTTCCCGCTCCTCTCGCCGACGGCCTTGGACTGGCAGCTGAGGAGCAGCCACCCGGCAGGCAGCCTCGGGGTCGGCATCGGCATGGAGTTCGAGACCCAGTTCGAGGAGCTGTTCACCAATGCAACGGAGCCCTTTCAATGGGACCTGTATGCGGACAATTAG